A genomic stretch from Megachile rotundata isolate GNS110a chromosome 1, iyMegRotu1, whole genome shotgun sequence includes:
- the LOC105661802 gene encoding chymotrypsin inhibitor-like: MTRFLFALFVALAVFSVLTLVDAQCGENQVWDNCGSSCPTTCEDSGPKTCIMQCVAGCTCKEGFVKNSVGACVSPSQC, encoded by the exons ATGACCCGTTTTCTCTTTGCGTTGTTCGTCGCTCTGGCAGTTTTTTCTGTTT TGACTTTGGTTGACGCGCAATGCGGCGAAAATCAAGTTTGGGATAATTGTGGTAGTAGCTGTCCAACGACTTGCGAAGATTCTGGTCCAAAAACATGTATCATG CAATGTGTTGCTGGCTGCACATGTAAGGAAGGATTTGTTAAAAACAGTGTTGGAGCTTGCGTCTCGCCATCTCAGTGTTAA